GTCGGTCACGGTGCGGGCGAGTTGATTGCCGAGGGTGTCGTCGCGATTGAAATGGGCGCGACCGCGAAGGACCTCGCGTTGTGCGTGCATCCGCACCCGACATTGTCCGAAACTTACATGGAAGCGGCCGAAGTTTTCTACGGCCATCCAACGCACACGTTCGTCAAAAAACAGGCGACGAAATAACGCTTACTCCCGGAACCCATGTCAACCATCCCAACTCAGTTCACCAACGTCACCGCCGTCGCCAAGGCCAATGTTTATTTCGACGGCAAGGTCGTCAGTCATTCCGTTCTCTTCCCCGGCGACAGCAAAAAGACGCTGGGTCTGATTTATCCCGGCAAGTTCCACTTCGGTACAGACAAGGCCGAGCGCATGGAGATCGTGGCCGGGAGCTGCGGGGTGAAACTCGATGGACAATCGGAAACCATCATTTACGCGATGGGTCAGACATTTGAGGTTCCCGCGAAGTCCGGCTTTGATATCGAAGTGAAGTCCGGAATCTGCGAATACATCTGTTCGTTTCTCGGGTAGCACCTGGCACTACTCAGCGGTGGGTGAGCAAGGCGATTACTCCGGCAGCCGCCAGCGCTGCCAGCACCGCCAGTGTAATTTTGATCCAACTCTTCGGATACCGGCCCGCGATGGCTCCCGTATAGCCGTTGATCACCACCTGAAACGCGCGCCGGCCATAGTCGTAACTCAGCAGCCAGATCGGCACGAGGATGTGCTTGAACGTCTGTCCGGAATAATTCGGGTAAACCTGCAGGTTGCGGTGGGTGTCGCCCGGCACCTGAGACGCGCACATGCCATTCAGCTTGGCGTCCATCTGCTCTCGTGAGTTGCGCGCCGCGGCGAGAAGATCAATCTGGTACCGCTCCACCACCCAGCCGGAGAGGAATCCCGGTTGATATCCGACCAGTTCCTTCGTGGGGAACGGTTCGACGCCGCCCAACAGGTCCGGTTGCACGCCGCGCGAGGCCGGCACCAGTTCGTCGTCGAAGAAGTGGTCGAGCGCTCCGGAACTTGGCACCCAGCGGACACGCTGTACCTGCCGGGTCTGTGTCCTGCCGTTCGCGTCAGTGTAGGTTTCGGTCTCGTAATAGTAATAGCCGGACTCGGCGGTCCATTCGGCATGAACCTGGGCGTCGAACGTCCAATAGGGGACATACAGACCACGCACCGTATCGGTGAGCGCCCGGGTCTTGAGCTTGTTCGGCGCGAACCACCGCGTGCGATACCACTGACGAATGGAATCGCGCACCTGCGATTCGGCCAGTTTCATCGGCAACAGGCTTTCGGGCCGGAACGCCTCCTTGATTTCCTCATAAGGCACCAGGGCGGTCGATCCGCAGAAATCGCAGCGCTGGCTGACGTGTGCGGGATCAAACACCGAGATGGCCTGGCAGCTCTGGCACTTTACGGAAACTCTCTTCACCTGCCACCCGCGCTGATCGTCGGGGATGTTGCGCAAGGCGGAGGCGAGGTCGTGCTCCTTGACGGTCTCCTCGCCGGTGGCGCTCAACTCGATCTGCGCTGGCGACGTCGCGCCGCAATACGGACAAATGAGCGCCTGTTTGGCAGGGTTCCATTGCGCCTCGCCGCCGCAGGCCGGGCAGGAGAGTTTTTTTTGAGCGGTGGCTTCAGGCATTGTAAGAGTCCATCGTTTCTTCAAGAACTCTATTCCCACAAAAACCGCATTTGCCCGTCGCGATCACAACCTGCGAACTCAGACCAACGAGTGCTTTCCGGGAATGCGGACAATTTACACCGATCATTTGAATCTTTTTTTTGGGCCAGCGAGCAACGCTGTAGAACATGCCTGATGCAAAAACGATAACGCTGACTGCCGTGATTAGTACGCACCATTTGTCAAAGCCAACTCGATCCGCGCGTGATTCAATAATTCCGAATGGGAAGCTGGCAAGAGCGATGAAAAGCAAAAGAAGAGCGCAAGACCATAACTCAACTTTTCGATACGCCTTGAGTCCGGACCTGTAGGAGTCGAGTGTCACATTCAACGAGCTAAGGTTACACCTTCAAAAACTCCTCCAACGCCTGTCGCGTAATCCGCCACTGGCTGCCGATTTTCTTGCCCTTCAGTTCTCCCTTCTCGAGCGTCGCGATTACGTCGGCTTCGGTTACCCCAAGAGCGCGGGCCGCTTCGGCGGGGCCGAGCAATTCAGGAACTCCGCCGCCGGGCGGTGCGAGCGGCGGAGGCGTTGATCCGATCACTGGCGGAGCGGCGGGCGGTGTGGATTGCGGCGCGTTCATCGCGGCCATCATTTGTTGGCCCATTGCCAGACCTGCGCCCAGTCCCGCTGCCGTGCCGGCCATGCCGCCTGCTTCGCCGCCGCCTTTGCCCATCGCTTCGGCCATTTGAAACTTCACGTAATCGTTGAGATTTCCGACGGCCGCCATGCTTGAGCGTTTGTCGATGGCTTGCTCGACTTCCGGCGGCACCGAGACGTTCTCGACGATGAAGCTGGCAATCTCGATTCCGTACTTCACGGTCGTCTGAGGATTGATCAGTGGCAGCAGCGCTTCGCCCAATTCGGTATAGCGCGTCGCGACATCCAGGACCGGCACTTTCGACGTCGCCAGCGCGTCGCTGAACACACTCACCAGACGGGAGCGCATCGTGTCCTGAAATTCGTCGAGCCGGAAATGATTGTCCGTGCCCGCGACTTCTTTCAGGAATGTTTTTACGTCCACGATCTTGAAATCGAACGTCCCGAACGCGCGCACGCGCGCCACGCCGAAATCCGAATCGCGCAGCATCACCGGATTGCTTGTCCCCCACTTGTTGCCGGTGAAAAGCCGCGTATTGACGAAGTAAACATCCGCCTTGAACGGCGATTCGAAGCCGTATTTCCAACCTTTGAGCGTGGACAGGATCGGGATGTTGTCGGTGACGAGAGAGTATTTGCCCGGGCCGAACGTGTCGCCGAACTGGCCGAGGTAAATAAACTGTACGGTTTGCGACTCGCGCACGATGAGTTGAGCGCCGCGCTTGATTTCCTTGTCGTCGTCAGGGAAGCGCCATGACAGCGTGTCGCGCGAATCGTCCTCCCACTGGATGATGTCCAGCAGTTGTGTTTTCAGATAGTTCAGCAGTCCCATAAATTATCTCCGGTTAAAGTTCGAGTGAATATTGCAGTCGCCGGACAGGGCGGGAATTAAAAAATCGCCTCGCTTTTGTAACGACCGGCCGAACTTCCGAGCGAGAGGTCGGGTACGTTCACGCCGAAGGCTCGATCTGCCGGATGCGCCGCAAATGCCGTCCGCCGGCGAACGGCGTGTCCAGCCACACCTTCACGATCTCCAAAGCCAGCTCCAAAGGAATCGTCCGCTGGCCGATGGACAGGACGTTCGCGTCGTTATGCTGGCGCGCCCAGCGGGCGGTATCGAGGCTCCAGCACAGCGCGCAACGGATACCCGTGACCTTGTTCGCAACGATGGCTTCGCCATTCCCTGATCCGCCGAGCACAATTCCGCGATCAAATTCTCCCCGCGCCACGGCTTCGGCGACCGGCCTTATGAAGACCGGGTAATCCACCGGCTCAGTGCTGAACGTGCCGAAATCGCGAGCCTCGTGACCGAGTTCCTGGAGCAGGGTTTTGATCTTCTCCTTGTATTCAAATCCGGCGTGATCGGAGCCGATGGCGATCTTCACATTACTCGAAGGCTCGCCATTGTGGTGTGTTTGTCCAGTGGATTCCGAGGCGGATCAGTCTTAAGGGCGGATTGTGTTTCCATTCGCACCGCGAGTGCGGGAGTCGGCCACGATTTCCGTTCCGAGTCGGGGCATTGAAAATCCAGCCGGCACAGGGCACATTTCAGCACTGGTGTCGGGCGCCGGGCTGGCGGGGCGGGATGCGAAACTTACTTCTTCCTTCGATGCCTTGTTTTGAACAACTCCAACTGCGGTTCCTTGAAAAAGTCATAATTCTTCAAAATGCGGATGACCTGGAGCAGATCGGATTTCTGATAGTTGCGGTTGACTTCGATCTGGTCGATCAGGTCCGCGAGCATCGTGTGAAACGGAATGACCGCGTCCACTCCCTTGCTCTTCAACAGTTCGATGCTTTCGTCCCGGGCCTCCCGCCCCTGGGGGAGCGCCGGCACCACCAGGATTTTTGCCGGTGAGCCCTCGCCGCCAAAAACCTTCGTCGCGCGCTCGAACACCGGTGGCTCGACAAAGCGGAAAATCTCCGGCGCGTTGGCCAGCACGGCGGGGCTGAAACTTTCCGTATGCCAGCCTTTGACCGCCACCACGGCGCGGGCAACCGCCGCCAGGTTGTCGGACGCCAGCACAAACGGCAAAGGACTGTCCGCCACGACGCGGTGCGGATTGAGCACAAAGAAATCAATCTCCTCGTCCTCCTTGCGCGTCGGCGCGACGTATTTGCGCTGCTGCCGGACAAAGAACCCGTGGAGTTCGAAATACTCGCGGACAATTGTTTCGCTGACGGCAGCCACGGCTAGTTTCCGGGTTGAGGAGATTTCTCGTCGGAGCGGCGGGCGGGAGGCTCGGTCAGCACTTTTTCCACCAGGTCCAGCGGGACCGCCTGACCGAACGAGACTTGGCCGATTTTGTTCACAAGCACAAACTTGATGACGCCCTCACTCACCTTTTTGTCGTGCCGCATTGCCTCAAACATTTTTTC
The sequence above is a segment of the Candidatus Angelobacter sp. genome. Coding sequences within it:
- a CDS encoding dihydrolipoyl dehydrogenase (E3 component of pyruvate and 2-oxoglutarate dehydrogenase complex; catalyzes the oxidation of dihydrolipoamide to lipoamide), with the translated sequence TEAEAKQKGIEVKVAKFPWGASGRALSFDRTDGLTKLIIDPQTERILGVGIVGHGAGELIAEGVVAIEMGATAKDLALCVHPHPTLSETYMEAAEVFYGHPTHTFVKKQATK
- a CDS encoding pyrimidine/purine nucleoside phosphorylase — its product is MSTIPTQFTNVTAVAKANVYFDGKVVSHSVLFPGDSKKTLGLIYPGKFHFGTDKAERMEIVAGSCGVKLDGQSETIIYAMGQTFEVPAKSGFDIEVKSGICEYICSFLG
- a CDS encoding zinc ribbon domain-containing protein gives rise to the protein MPEATAQKKLSCPACGGEAQWNPAKQALICPYCGATSPAQIELSATGEETVKEHDLASALRNIPDDQRGWQVKRVSVKCQSCQAISVFDPAHVSQRCDFCGSTALVPYEEIKEAFRPESLLPMKLAESQVRDSIRQWYRTRWFAPNKLKTRALTDTVRGLYVPYWTFDAQVHAEWTAESGYYYYETETYTDANGRTQTRQVQRVRWVPSSGALDHFFDDELVPASRGVQPDLLGGVEPFPTKELVGYQPGFLSGWVVERYQIDLLAAARNSREQMDAKLNGMCASQVPGDTHRNLQVYPNYSGQTFKHILVPIWLLSYDYGRRAFQVVINGYTGAIAGRYPKSWIKITLAVLAALAAAGVIALLTHR
- a CDS encoding SPFH and helix-turn-helix domain-containing protein, with amino-acid sequence MGLLNYLKTQLLDIIQWEDDSRDTLSWRFPDDDKEIKRGAQLIVRESQTVQFIYLGQFGDTFGPGKYSLVTDNIPILSTLKGWKYGFESPFKADVYFVNTRLFTGNKWGTSNPVMLRDSDFGVARVRAFGTFDFKIVDVKTFLKEVAGTDNHFRLDEFQDTMRSRLVSVFSDALATSKVPVLDVATRYTELGEALLPLINPQTTVKYGIEIASFIVENVSVPPEVEQAIDKRSSMAAVGNLNDYVKFQMAEAMGKGGGEAGGMAGTAAGLGAGLAMGQQMMAAMNAPQSTPPAAPPVIGSTPPPLAPPGGGVPELLGPAEAARALGVTEADVIATLEKGELKGKKIGSQWRITRQALEEFLKV
- the rpiB gene encoding ribose 5-phosphate isomerase B; protein product: MKIAIGSDHAGFEYKEKIKTLLQELGHEARDFGTFSTEPVDYPVFIRPVAEAVARGEFDRGIVLGGSGNGEAIVANKVTGIRCALCWSLDTARWARQHNDANVLSIGQRTIPLELALEIVKVWLDTPFAGGRHLRRIRQIEPSA